One window of the Nocardia huaxiensis genome contains the following:
- a CDS encoding salicylate synthase, translating into MTALAASDRFGEYVVYEKPGEWVFAADPVGSVELDADELRVTWGGDTTRGPWTGRPAQVIDTALAGLPIGRRNGYGWIGFEFCAWALNATEHVHPRAAVAQIMIPRIEVRMDASGIQISGASTDEAGDILALIGAAQGTSLPTAHPVDIGLDPTGYQDRVATAVAEINSGKYQKVILSRKVDLPFAVDIPSSYRLGRMHNTPARSFLLRLGGLEAAGFSPELVASVDRDRVVTTEPLAGTRAFGRGSEVDMAARADLISDPKEIVEHAISVQLSFAEIATVAEPDTTAVSDFMAVRERGSVQHLASTVRGRLAADRSPWDALEVLFPSVTASGIPKTGGVDAVFRLDHDQRGLYSGAVVTVSPDGELEATLVLRAVYQTSTGAWLRAGAGVVGQSKPEREFEETCEKLGSVAPYVVRAAH; encoded by the coding sequence ATGACCGCACTGGCCGCGTCGGATCGCTTCGGCGAGTACGTGGTCTACGAGAAGCCCGGCGAATGGGTGTTCGCCGCCGACCCCGTCGGCAGTGTCGAACTCGACGCCGACGAACTGCGCGTCACCTGGGGCGGCGACACCACGCGCGGCCCCTGGACCGGCCGTCCGGCGCAGGTCATCGATACCGCGCTGGCCGGACTGCCGATCGGCCGCCGCAACGGTTACGGCTGGATCGGTTTCGAGTTCTGCGCGTGGGCGCTGAACGCCACCGAGCACGTGCATCCGCGAGCGGCTGTGGCGCAGATCATGATTCCGCGCATCGAGGTGCGCATGGACGCCAGCGGCATCCAAATCTCCGGCGCGAGCACCGACGAGGCCGGTGACATCCTGGCCCTCATCGGTGCGGCACAGGGGACTTCGCTGCCCACCGCGCACCCGGTGGACATCGGCCTCGACCCGACCGGCTATCAGGATCGGGTGGCCACCGCGGTGGCGGAGATCAACTCCGGCAAGTATCAGAAGGTCATCCTGTCCCGGAAGGTGGATCTGCCCTTCGCCGTGGACATTCCGAGCAGCTACCGGCTGGGCCGCATGCACAACACGCCCGCGCGCTCGTTCCTGCTGCGCCTGGGCGGCCTGGAAGCGGCCGGCTTCAGCCCGGAACTGGTGGCCTCGGTGGACCGCGACCGCGTGGTCACCACCGAGCCCCTCGCGGGCACCCGCGCCTTCGGCCGCGGCTCCGAGGTCGATATGGCGGCGCGCGCCGATCTGATCAGCGACCCCAAGGAGATTGTCGAGCACGCGATTTCGGTGCAGCTGTCCTTCGCCGAGATCGCCACCGTCGCCGAACCCGACACCACCGCCGTCTCGGATTTCATGGCGGTGCGCGAGCGCGGCAGCGTGCAGCACCTGGCCTCCACCGTGCGCGGGCGGCTGGCCGCCGACCGCAGCCCGTGGGACGCGCTGGAGGTGCTGTTCCCGTCGGTGACGGCCTCCGGCATTCCGAAGACGGGCGGCGTGGACGCGGTCTTCCGTCTCGACCACGATCAGCGCGGCCTGTATTCCGGTGCGGTGGTGACGGTTTCGCCGGACGGTGAACTCGAGGCCACCCTGGTGCTGCGCGCGGTCTACCAGACCAGCACGGGCGCCTGGCTGCGGGCCGGCGCGGGTGTGGTCGGACAGTCGAAGCCGGAGCGCGAGTTCGAGGAGACCTGCGAGAAGCTGGGCAGCGTCGCGCCGTACGTGGTGCGCGCCGCGCACTGA